ctttctctctctcacttctctCTGATGAGTCAATCTGGCCTTTTCTGATTACAAGGGCCCCATCAAGTTAGCCCAAATCTTCTTCACAAGAACACATGGTTGGAGACGGCACACACAAAATTGTCTTTGAGATCTGGAGTGACacggaaggagagaaaaagaagagctcTGAATTCTCGCAcatgttaataatttttataagtcACATGTAAATGGGATGGAGCATAGAAAAACCCAGGAGTAGATGGAAACCGTGGAAAGGAAAGGTGAGGGACTTGTGAGAGACAGTTTCTAACAGAAAGTATTAACCTTACAAAAGCAAGGCAATAAAGACAAACGcttaaaagtttagaaaatcCGGTGGCAGCAGTGTTTAAAATGACTCGTGAAAAGGGTGAAGCCTAAGTTGAAAATAGAAGTTATAAGATTTTCAAGTTTGGATTtagagaatgtaaaaaataaacaattctgaAGACAGAAGGCTTGACAAAGCACAGTTGCCATTTGAACTTGGGAGTAAAGAGAATTGGGGGCAAAGATCAAACTAATGTACATTACAAAGCACATGTTTGTGGCTGGAGAAGAGAAACTCCTCTTTAATtctggagatggggtgggggtgagaggtAAGTAGCTACTCATTTTAAGGTGAAACATTGGAAGTGAACTTGTTTCAAGTCTTAATGATTGGGGATTAGCAAATAAACCAGGGTAACATAAAAAATGCTGTATGAATAAgccatggcaggagttcccattgtgacgcagtggttaacgaatccgactaggaaccatgaggatgcaggtttggtccctggccttgctcagtgggttaacgatccggcattgccatgagctgtggtgtaggttgcagatgcggctcggatcctgtgttgctgtggctctggtgtaggccggtggctacagctctgattagaccactaggctaggaacctccatatgctgtgggagcggcccaagaaaagacaaaaaaaaaaaaaagccatagcaAGCCTGCTCCCCCTAAACCATGCCATGTAGTAAATTGGCTTTTGCAAATATAACCATTCGGATGATTTATCTTGGAAAGACGTCACAGAAGCCAACACCAAGAGCGAGTATGTGACTGAAAGAGGGAAACAACTGCCAATCTTATGAGAAGAAACTGGAGTGGTAGAATTTATCACAGATAAAAATAGTAGTAGTAGTCTTctttcccaccctcctccccccgccccccgccccccagggctgcacctgaggcatatggaggtttccagtctaggggtcaaatcggagctgcaactgcctgccgacaccacagccacagcaacaccagatccaagctgcgtcttcgacctacacctcacagcaacgcccagtgaggccagggatcaaaccctcatccttatggatactagccggtttagtaacccacagagccacaaggggaactcctacgtTGTCTTCTTTCTTAGTAGTCTTCTTTCAGATATATTCTTAAGAATATATCTCTTAGTATGAAAAATCTGGAGGGGAAAGCTGAATTTTATTCATCCCTCAGAAATCAGTAATCCTTCAGATTACAATTGGCCTATTTCCTTCCACAGgaaatcttttattatttataaaaactctccacagggttgggggtggggagggaaagtcCATCCCAATAAGACAAAAGAATGAGGCATAAGGCTCCCCCTAGCTGTTCAAGGCTgctccttaaaataaatctttattgaaaAGTATACCAGGCCGCCACCATCCCAGCCCTTTGGCAGTTTTAGCCCAAGTTAGAAGTCCTGCAACTATAGCTCTTCTACAATCCGCTGCTCTGTGATGCATCTACTTGTCTGCAAGAAGACTTTTGGGTACCCAGGCCACAGAGATAAATCTGATAGAAAAGTTTTTCTGATTGCCcaaggagttttaaaaaaaaaaaagagctctctcTACAAAATAACCAGAGGCACTAAATTGCAATCTTCCCCCTATGCGAAAAGAAACAGTACTTCTGGTACTGATGGTACAATGGAGATGGAGACACAGGACAGCTAAAGGTACAAGATACAGGACAGCTAAAGAGCAAAGAGAATAGTAAGGAGTTCTTACTTACCTCCTTAGGGACATGTTTTGTTTGTATCTAgattccccacccaccccacccccagccccagccccagcccccgccccccagcactTAGCAAAGTACTTTGCATCTCCTCTGCCACTCGCTAAAAGTATATTGAATTCGTTCATTATCAAAACAATGCCTTCGGAAAATGTGAGATGGATACCTTGTGTCCTTGCTGCACCTTAGATCAGTGATATCCAGCCTGAGAGAGCATTAGAGTGCAAGTCTGGACTCAAGTCACAGAACTAGATGGGCAACTTGCTACAGAGCCAGTTGAGGAAAGGGAATTATGGGGTCCCTGGCCACCTCTGTTCTGCTGAGCGCTGGCAGAAGGTCTATACCAGCAGGTGAACATCCAATTGGTTACGATTAAGAGGTCATCCCTACTGCGAAAACAACTGTAAATTAGACCCATCATAGAAAGTTTCCAccgcggcacagcagaaacgaatatgagtaggaaccatgaggtggcaggttcgatcactggccttgctcagtgggttaaggatccggtgttgccgtgagctgtggtgtaggtcgcagacgcggctcggatctggcattgctatggctgtggcataggccagcggctacagctccaattagacccctagcctgggaacctccaatgccgccctaaaaggacaaaagaaaaaacttgtaCCCATCCATCAGGCGAGCGGACAGAACACTATGGCTCTGTCTAGAGACCAAAGTCAGGGCCAGGAAGGCAGACAGGAGAAGGAATTAGAAAGGcaaacacgtgtgtgtgtgtgtgtgtgtggcaactCCCTTCTCCATGGACCTGTGCCCGGGTCTGGCCCAAACATAGGGTGGCCACAACTTCTGTACCAGGCAGCATCCTGCCATAGCACAGGCAGGTCCAGGAGGGAGGGAAAATGCTCCTCCAGAGTAGATAATATCTGGCAGGAATGAATATTTGGGAAAAGTCCCAGTGTTAGTGGAATGCCAACCAGTCCCCACCTTCTCCGGCCCCCTCCCACGGGTTCCTCCCCTTTCAGCTGCTCTGGTTCTTATAAAAACACCACAGCCTTTCACCCACAGCCTGCAGGAGCCTCTCTCCGCGAAGCCACTGCACGAGACCCTGAGAGCAACCTCAGGACGCAGGGACCATGAAGAGCCTGCTCCTTCTCTCCGTCCTGGCTGCCTTGGCCGTGGCAGCCCTCTGCTATGGTGAGAACTCCCGCGTgtgctttctctgttttttttttcctctggctttagtttacttgaatttttcctctccctccccatcttccCCCTTTCTCTACAATAACcttaaagtatcattgatttaatATTTCCCAAACCCCTGGGACACTGATGTGTTCCATCAAGTCTTTTTTAGATCCTCGATATCCAGACTCTTGCATGTATCTTCATGGGAAATTTCTTTCTATGGTAAAGCCTTCTATACCTGGAAACTTTGCTATTTCCGAAAGAAGATATCAACTTTCCAGCTCTCCTTTTCTAAGGACGTTTATTTAGATTTTGGTAACAGCTGGTTAAGGGTATGGGTTGAATCACTCACCTTTAAGAAAATCAGTTTTCACACAAAGGATTAAGCACAGCCCTCTCCAGGGACAGGACTGTCTCACAAACTTAGGACATTTCTTcctgaatgaatttaaaaataaagttgtacacttaaaaaataaagttgtaacCTCAGAGAAAAATCGATTTCATAGTTTCTGTTGTTAAAAGATAAGTTTTGCCTGGTGTCTATATGTTGttaaatatatgtgtgtctgtTCAAACTTATAAAAGGAAATCCGAAGCAAAATTATTTACATCATTCAGCCTTACGCTTCAATGACCTGGAGATTCTAGGTATTCTTGAGCCTGATTCTTGGAATCCTATGAAATCAGTAATCTTGGTTCGGATTAACAACCATATGTATTTTGCTTCTCCCTTTTGAAATTATTCACAGGTTTTCTGGTGAATCGGAGgatttgattttcttcatttctttttaacttttcaggCATATTCACTTCAAACATGAGCTTCTTAGTGCCACATTCTCCTGCTGTGCTCAGGAGAGTGGTCTAAAGAAGAAAACGTTTGCTTTGTCATCGTCTGTTCTCCCTCTGAACTGGCATCGTGCCCAGAGTGAGATGTCAGCTGGAGCCAGTGGTTTCTGTGGCTGTCAATTTAACACAGGTTCTTAAGAGGCTTTCAGAACCTCTTAGAAACCTGTCTTTGGTAAAGCCCAGCTGAACCAGCTGCCCAGCCTGCCTGGAGAAAACTGCCTGGTTTCCAGACCCTTTGTTCCTTCCTTGATCCTGCTCTCAGACAGGTCCCAAATCAATCAAGGAGGGCTCTAGGGAGGTTTGTTCACAGCACTTAAATTGTCATATTTCACAAGCCTAAAACCTAAAGGCTTTGGGAAATTTTAGCTAACATCATGGCTACTAGCTCCTTCAACACCAGACAAACTCAAGTGTAGCGATATTCCAGCAAAGACAGCTAGAGAAACAGCTCACAAACCCTCAATGCCTGAGATCTGTAATAACCCTACTGCTAAATATATTCCTCCCATCTTTTTGAttcccccccttccttccctaTATTTAGACCATGGTGGTGAGTGAAAAGTAATGACaaaatggatctttttttttttttttttcatttccagaatCTCATGAGAGCTTGGAATCCTATGAAATCAGTAAGTAAATATGTGACTTCCTTATTTAAATCTCAAATATTAAAGACTCTCTCCCAATTCTCAAAGAGACAAAATGACAATGCCTATACCAGGGAGGGAAAAGAGGGTCTCctttgggaaatgaaaataaattttaaaattctttttaaaaaatgttttttaaagaatagttgctttacaatgttgtatcaatttcggctgcccagcaaagtgactcagagatctatatctatatattctttttctcatattatctttcatcatgttctatcacgagAGATTgggtatagctccctgtgctctgcagtagggccccattgcttatccattctaaatgtgatagtttacatctactaaccccaagctcccagtccatcccactcccttagGGCTAAAAAAATCACCAGATGAGcaattttttaagtttgaaatggTGTAAGATGACAAGTATGCTCTCAACATACTTAGGAACCATAAAACCTCATCTGGAAATTTTAAGTTGACACCACATCAACCACACAGATGGAAAATGAGGAGTAAGGACAAATGACCAAGGACATATTGGAGGCCGAGTCAGCTGGGAGACCACAGACATCAACATTCTGTTGGATCCTAGCAAATATCTGAACTTACAATGACTGAGCAGAGGAGGAAATAACACATCGTTTGcatctttcatttgttcattatttttatgacgTTTAAACCATTTCATTCACTGGAAATCTTAAATGGTGCTTTACAAGTCCTCAGGACAGAGAGAATTTCTCCTTCCGGGAATAAAGAACACACTGAGGAAGGGTACCAAAACCGAGAAAGCCCAAGTGATGGcccaaaggcaaaataaacaagCTGTAACTTCTAAGGTCCATGTGACAGGTTTCTAAGACTCGTGTAGGTTATTGATTTCTTTTGATCAGGCAGGTTTCTGAAATCTGCTTTATCTCCCACTTTAATGTTCCTAGACCTCTAACTGCATGACATGCATGAATGGatgtgttttcaaatatatttgtgtCGGAGAGTATTCATGGAGATATTTTCAACTACTGTTTCCCTAAAACGGCAcctgtattttctgttttaagatCCCTTCCTTAACAGGAGAAATGCTAATACCTTTATATCGCCACAGCAGAGATGGAGAGCGAAAGCCCAAGAGAGGTGGGTGACAGAACTTCAGGGGGGAGGTCATTTTTCCCAGCATAGCATCCCAGAGCTGAATGGAAtaataaacaggtttttttttttctccatcatatGACTTATTTCTACTTACATTCCAAatcaaataattttcaaactaagtacagaaaacaaatgaacttcGGGAAGTCTATTTTAGGAAAGgcccagaaaagagagaaaggaggagaaaagggaggacagaaagaaaatttctatgttcatttttttttttaaaaaaaaaaaaaaaagggaatttgcccttgtgactcagtggtaatgaacccaactagtatctatgagaatccaggttcgatcccaggcctcgctcactgggttaaggatctggcattacagtgagttgtggcgtaggtcacagacttggttcaTCTCCTGcattggctatggtgtaggctggcagctgcagctcagattcggcccctagccagggaaattccatatgccacaggtgcggccctaaaaaaagcaaaacaaacaaaaaataataactccCCCTCTTCCACCTTCCACCCCTGTTCTGAATATCTCTTCATATTGGGGATGAATGGGATCTCCCTATgacattttcttgttctttatttttctttctctttttatttctctgctttctttgttcttttggtttttgttttttgggtttttttgctttttagggccgtacccacagcatatggacgttcccaggctaagggtttaattggagctatagctgccagcctacgccacagccacagaaacgccagatccaagtagcgtgtgcagcctacaccacagctcatggcaacgccagatccttaacccactgagtgaggccagggatcaaaaccgcaacctcatggttcctagtcggatttttttccactgtgccaagatgagGAACGCCTCTTTATGCTTCTTAACttgggcctctttttttttttttccactttctagAATCCGAGAACTCAACAAGCCTCCCTATGAGTTAAACCGGGAAGCTTGCGATGACTACAAACTTTGCGAACGCTATGCCATGGTTTATGGATACAATGCCGCCTACAATCGTTATTTCCGGCAGCGCCCAGGGGCCAAATAAGACCAGAAAAAGTGTCTCTCTCCAGACCCCAGTGGCTGGTTTTGTAATCCCTTGCAGTAGCATCACTGAACTATATAGACACAGACAAATTGCTTGTTTCTTCAATGTCCTTGTCTGGCCTCATCCCCTTTCCTGCCCCAGGTTGATAAGGAATGAAAGTGCCATGGAGTGAAGGTCAAAAGAGTTAAATATGTGATTATTCCATAATAAATTTCTTGGAAACTTACATTTTGTGAGTCTGATTTCTTCTGGGAAAATGCTGGGATATTTCAATTTCAGCCCACCTAGCCCAGAACAAGAGATTCTGCTAATTATGTTATAATGTAGATTAGAAGCCATAGTGAGAGGAAGAATAAACCTTAGGAGATGTTCACTCAGCTTTAATTTGTCTAGACTCTACCTTGGGATCAGTGAATGATTGCTTCCTATTAggtgttttctagaattttcaaaCATCATAGATGATCAATCACATGATTTTCCTGCTCCCAAATTTTAACAGCTCCTAAATTCTTTCCATGTGGATTCCAGACTCTGTATCCTAGCTTATGACCCTCTCCTAATGTTATCATTCCCCAAGATGCTACAATTTTGAGTCTTGCTTGGGccaataaaatgtgttttttcacCATCAacagagacttttattttttttattattttgttttggtttggttttggccgtgcccgtggcatgtggaagttcctggaccagggatcaaatccttgccacagcagcaactggagccacaacagtgacaatgctgggtccttaacccactgggccaccagggaactccctgagatatcctatcttttttttttgtcttttctagggctgcaccctcggcatatggaggttcccaggctaggggtccaattggagctgcagttgctagcctacgctacagccatgccagatccgagcctcggctgcgacctacacaactcatggtaatgctggatccttagcccactgagcgaggccagggatcgaatccgcaacctcatggttcctggtcagattcgttagccactgagccacaaaaggaactccaacagAGACTTTTAACTAGAATTAAAAGTCATGGAATTGGGGAGCCATACAAGATTCTAGAGCACCCTTAAGCCTGGTTTGCCAACAAGGAGGCTCCAGAGTCTCCCGCTTTGCAGTTAGGAACAGAGCCCAGGATTTCTCAATCCCAATTTAGATCTTACTCTCTGCTGCAAGGACTGGTACATGTCCACCTCCATATCCCCGTCTTCTGGGAGGCCCACTGCCTTCATCTCTTTAGTGTAGCACCTCCCTATGCCTTCAATACCCAGCTCAAGCTTCAAGTACTTTACTGGGTGAAGGTTAAATCCACCCAGCTTCCATTACACTACTCAAGCCAGTCTCCAACCATTCACAAATGCGTGTAAAGAGTCAAGAGCTATGATATTATTCAACTCATGTTgtgattaaaatttctttttatgtatacTTGTT
Above is a genomic segment from Phacochoerus africanus isolate WHEZ1 chromosome 7, ROS_Pafr_v1, whole genome shotgun sequence containing:
- the MGP gene encoding matrix Gla protein, whose product is MKSLLLLSVLAALAVAALCYESHESLESYEINPFLNRRNANTFISPQQRWRAKAQERIRELNKPPYELNREACDDYKLCERYAMVYGYNAAYNRYFRQRPGAK